One part of the Phragmites australis chromosome 3, lpPhrAust1.1, whole genome shotgun sequence genome encodes these proteins:
- the LOC133911611 gene encoding uncharacterized protein LOC133911611 isoform X2, producing MVKAYLRYEPARTFGVIASPESNVAYDPSGRLLLAAALDHLAAWDLKRGLPSISFAPSSSSHSLAVSCIASSPSAAAASSSIASGHANGSIRLWDAETGACEATLQGHRSAASALRFAPSGAVLASGSKDCDVILWDVVAQAGLFRLRGHRDQVTDLVFLDSGKKLVSCSKDKFIRVWDLDTQHCLQIVGGHRSEIWSMDVDPSERFLMSGSADPELRVFKIRQSAVEGDDWSKWDVLKLFGEIPRQSKERVATIRFNNNGSLVACQVAGKTADIYRVLDETEATRKAKRRMHRKKEKALAKSMVAEGNGTVIDPLPAQDWQNPAVIVTDVFKLLQVLRASKKICSIAFSPRNPPGGCLATLSLSLNNNMLETYSVDSEKVSKMNSIEMHGHRSDIRSVSLNSENNLLMSTSHNTVKIWNPSTGDCLRTIDSGYGLCSAFVPGNRYALVGTKSGTLEIIDIASGSSTEAIEAHAGSIRSIVPIPDEDGTVSARGFVTGSADHDVKFWEYQLVQKHDTDSKQLTVTNVRTLKMTDDVLAVAISPEGKYIAVALLDCMVKVFHMDTLKIFLALYGHKLPVLCMDISSDGTLIVTGSADKNMKIWGMDFGDCHRSIFAHSDSVMDVKFVYKTHYMFSVGKDRTVKYWDADKFELLLTLEGHHAEVWCLTISSHGDFIVTGSHDRSIRRWDRTEEQLFIEEEKEKRLEETFEADLYNDIEHRYGQKDDAPDEGSVGVPGRKTKETVTSADAIMDALDTAEEELKRLNQHKEEQKNGKGAKFQPNVIMQGHSSSDYVLNVISNVRPNDLEQALLSLPFSDALKLMSYLKEWSLVPSKVELVSRVCLVLLQTHHNQLTTTPAARSLLTELKDILYRRVKECKDIIGFNLAAMDHLKDLLAMRSDAPFRDAKAKLREIRQEQSKRSDRSDGNERRKKKIKKASGES from the exons ATGGTGAAGGCCTACCTCCGCTACGAGCCGGCGCGCACCTTTGGCGTGATCGCCTCGCCGGAGTCCAACGTCGCCTACGACCCttccggccgcctcctcctcgccgccgccctcgaCCACCTCGCCGCTTGGGACCTCAAGCGCGGCCTCCCCTCCATCTCCTTcgcaccctcctcctcctcccactccCTCGCCGTCTCCTgcatcgcctcctccccctcagctgccgccgcctcctcgtcg ATTGCGAGCGGGCACGCGAATGGGAGCATCAGGCTGTGGGACGCGGAGACCGGCGCTTGCGAGGCGACGCTCCAAGGCCACCGCTCTGCCGCCTCCGCCCTCCGTTTCGCGCCCTCCGGAGCTGTCCTTGCTTCCGGCAGCAAGGACTGCGATGTAATCCTCTGGGATGTCGTCGCACAGGCCGGGCTCTTCCGCCTACGCGGCCACCGTGATCAG GTCACCGATTTGGTGTTCCTGGATTCTGGTAAGAAGCTGGTGAGCTGCTCCAAGGACAAGTTTATCAGGGTCTGGGACCTCGACACACAGCACTGTCTCCAAATTGTTGGAGGCCACCGCAGCGAGATTTGGTCAATGGACGTGGATCCTAGCGAGAGATTTTTAATGTCTGGTTCAGCCGATCCAGAGCTGCGGGTGTTTAAAATCCGGCAATCAGCGGTGGAGGGCGATGATTGGAGCAAGTGGGATGTGCTAAAGCTGTTTGGCGAGATTCCGAGGCAGAGCAAGGAAAGAGTGGCAACCATTAGGTTTAATAACAATGGTAGTCTTGTGGCATGCCAGGTGGCTGGGAAGACAGCAGATATTTATAGGGTTCTCGATGAAACAGAGGCCACACGGAAGGCCAAGAGGCGGATGCACAGGAAGAAGGAGAAAGCATTGGCAAAATCCATGGTTGCGGAAGGCAATGGCACTGTCATAGATCCTTTGCCAGCTCAAGACTGGCAGAATCCTGCTGTTATTGTCACCGATGTATTTAAGCTCCTTCAAGTTCTGCGGGCAAGCAAGAAAATTTGCTCGATTGCATTCTCTCCAAGAAATCCACCAGGAGGCTGCCTTGCCACCTTGTCTTTATCTCTCAACAATAACATGCTTGAGACATATTCAGTGGATAGTGAGAAGGTCTCAAAGATGAACTCAATTGAGATGCATGGGCACCGTTCCGACATTAGGAGTGTCTCCCTTAACTCAGAGAACAACCTCCTGATGTCAACTAGCCATAACACTGTTAAGATTTGGAATCCTAGTACAGGGGACTGCCTTCGGACCATTGACTCTGGATATGGGTTGTGCAGCGCTTTTGTCCCTGGAAATCGGTACGCCCTTGTTGGTACAAAAAGTGGTACTCTGGAGATTATTGATATTGCTAGTGGGAGCTCAACTGAGGCCATAGAAGCTCATGCTGGTTCCATACGATCAATTGTACCCAttccagatgaagatggaacTGTCAGTGCACGGGGTTTTGTCACTGGGAGTGCTGATCATGATGTCAAGTTCTGGGAATATCAGTTGGTTCAGAAACATGATACT GACTCTAAGCAGCTGACTGTAACAAACGTGAGAACCTTGAAAATGACTGATGATGTTCTTGCTGTTGCAATCAGTCCAGAAGGAAAGTATATTGCTGTTGCTCTCTTGGATTGCATGGTCAAG GTCTTCCACATGGACACACTGAAAATTTTTCTGGCCCTTTATGGGCACAAACTTCCAGTCCTCTGCATGGATATATCATCTGATGGGACTCTAATAGTTACTGGTTCTGCAGACAAAAATATGAAGATTTGGGGTATGGATTTTGGGGACTGCCATAGGTCTATATTTGCCCACTCAGACAG CGTGATGGATGTTAAGTTTGTGTATAAAACTCATTATATGTTCAGTGTGGGGAAAGATCGCACTGTGAAGTACTGGGATGCTGATAAATTTGAGTTGTTGTTAACACTTGAAGGACATCATGCTGAAGTTTGGTGCCTCACAATTAGCAGTCATGGTGATTTTATTGTAACAGGTTCTCATGATCGCTCTATTCGCCGCTGGGATCGTACTGAAGAACAACTGTTCATTGAG gaagagaaggagaaaagatTGGAAGAAACTTTTGAGGCTGATTTATACAATGATATTGAGCATAGATATGGGCAGAAAGATGATGCTCCTGATGAAGGTTCTGTTGGTGTTCCTGGTAGGAAAACAAAAGAGACAGTAACTTCTGCTGATGCAATTATGGATGCACTTGACACTGCTGAGGAAGAACTCAAACGCCTTAATCAGCACAAG GAAGAACAAAAGAATGGGAAGGGTGCTAAGTTTCAACCTAATGTCATAATGCAAGGGCATTCATCCTCAGATTATGTTCTGAATGTAATTTCAAACGTCCGCCCAAATGACCTGGAACAGGCCCTCCTG TCATTGCCATTCTCAGACGCACTAAAGCTCATGTCTTACTTGAAGGAGTGGTCTCTGGTTCCTTCAAAg GTTGAGCTTGTTTCTAGGGTTTGCTTAGTGCTCCTTCAGACACATCATAATCAATTAACTACTACGCCAGCTGCGAGATCCTTGTTGACAGAACTAAAGGATATTCTTTACCGTAGAGTAAAG GAATGTAAAGATATTATAGGTTTCAACCTTGCCGCAATGGATCATTTGAAA GACTTGTTGGCCATGAGATCAGATGCGCCTTTTCGTGATGCGAAGGCAAAACTCAGGGAGATCAGGCAGGAGCAGTCAAAGCGGTCAGATAGGTCCGATGGGAatgagagaaggaaaaagaagataaagaaaGCGTCCGGAGAAAGTTGA
- the LOC133911611 gene encoding uncharacterized protein LOC133911611 isoform X1, whose translation MVKAYLRYEPARTFGVIASPESNVAYDPSGRLLLAAALDHLAAWDLKRGLPSISFAPSSSSHSLAVSCIASSPSAAAASSSIASGHANGSIRLWDAETGACEATLQGHRSAASALRFAPSGAVLASGSKDCDVILWDVVAQAGLFRLRGHRDQVTDLVFLDSGKKLVSCSKDKFIRVWDLDTQHCLQIVGGHRSEIWSMDVDPSERFLMSGSADPELRVFKIRQSAVEGDDWSKWDVLKLFGEIPRQSKERVATIRFNNNGSLVACQVAGKTADIYRVLDETEATRKAKRRMHRKKEKALAKSMVAEGNGTVIDPLPAQDWQNPAVIVTDVFKLLQVLRASKKICSIAFSPRNPPGGCLATLSLSLNNNMLETYSVDSEKVSKMNSIEMHGHRSDIRSVSLNSENNLLMSTSHNTVKIWNPSTGDCLRTIDSGYGLCSAFVPGNRYALVGTKSGTLEIIDIASGSSTEAIEAHAGSIRSIVPIPDEDGTVSARGFVTGSADHDVKFWEYQLVQKHDTDSKQLTVTNVRTLKMTDDVLAVAISPEGKYIAVALLDCMVKVFHMDTLKIFLALYGHKLPVLCMDISSDGTLIVTGSADKNMKIWGMDFGDCHRSIFAHSDSVMDVKFVYKTHYMFSVGKDRTVKYWDADKFELLLTLEGHHAEVWCLTISSHGDFIVTGSHDRSIRRWDRTEEQLFIEEEKEKRLEETFEADLYNDIEHRYGQKDDAPDEGSVGVPGRKTKETVTSADAIMDALDTAEEELKRLNQHKVEEQKNGKGAKFQPNVIMQGHSSSDYVLNVISNVRPNDLEQALLSLPFSDALKLMSYLKEWSLVPSKVELVSRVCLVLLQTHHNQLTTTPAARSLLTELKDILYRRVKECKDIIGFNLAAMDHLKDLLAMRSDAPFRDAKAKLREIRQEQSKRSDRSDGNERRKKKIKKASGES comes from the exons ATGGTGAAGGCCTACCTCCGCTACGAGCCGGCGCGCACCTTTGGCGTGATCGCCTCGCCGGAGTCCAACGTCGCCTACGACCCttccggccgcctcctcctcgccgccgccctcgaCCACCTCGCCGCTTGGGACCTCAAGCGCGGCCTCCCCTCCATCTCCTTcgcaccctcctcctcctcccactccCTCGCCGTCTCCTgcatcgcctcctccccctcagctgccgccgcctcctcgtcg ATTGCGAGCGGGCACGCGAATGGGAGCATCAGGCTGTGGGACGCGGAGACCGGCGCTTGCGAGGCGACGCTCCAAGGCCACCGCTCTGCCGCCTCCGCCCTCCGTTTCGCGCCCTCCGGAGCTGTCCTTGCTTCCGGCAGCAAGGACTGCGATGTAATCCTCTGGGATGTCGTCGCACAGGCCGGGCTCTTCCGCCTACGCGGCCACCGTGATCAG GTCACCGATTTGGTGTTCCTGGATTCTGGTAAGAAGCTGGTGAGCTGCTCCAAGGACAAGTTTATCAGGGTCTGGGACCTCGACACACAGCACTGTCTCCAAATTGTTGGAGGCCACCGCAGCGAGATTTGGTCAATGGACGTGGATCCTAGCGAGAGATTTTTAATGTCTGGTTCAGCCGATCCAGAGCTGCGGGTGTTTAAAATCCGGCAATCAGCGGTGGAGGGCGATGATTGGAGCAAGTGGGATGTGCTAAAGCTGTTTGGCGAGATTCCGAGGCAGAGCAAGGAAAGAGTGGCAACCATTAGGTTTAATAACAATGGTAGTCTTGTGGCATGCCAGGTGGCTGGGAAGACAGCAGATATTTATAGGGTTCTCGATGAAACAGAGGCCACACGGAAGGCCAAGAGGCGGATGCACAGGAAGAAGGAGAAAGCATTGGCAAAATCCATGGTTGCGGAAGGCAATGGCACTGTCATAGATCCTTTGCCAGCTCAAGACTGGCAGAATCCTGCTGTTATTGTCACCGATGTATTTAAGCTCCTTCAAGTTCTGCGGGCAAGCAAGAAAATTTGCTCGATTGCATTCTCTCCAAGAAATCCACCAGGAGGCTGCCTTGCCACCTTGTCTTTATCTCTCAACAATAACATGCTTGAGACATATTCAGTGGATAGTGAGAAGGTCTCAAAGATGAACTCAATTGAGATGCATGGGCACCGTTCCGACATTAGGAGTGTCTCCCTTAACTCAGAGAACAACCTCCTGATGTCAACTAGCCATAACACTGTTAAGATTTGGAATCCTAGTACAGGGGACTGCCTTCGGACCATTGACTCTGGATATGGGTTGTGCAGCGCTTTTGTCCCTGGAAATCGGTACGCCCTTGTTGGTACAAAAAGTGGTACTCTGGAGATTATTGATATTGCTAGTGGGAGCTCAACTGAGGCCATAGAAGCTCATGCTGGTTCCATACGATCAATTGTACCCAttccagatgaagatggaacTGTCAGTGCACGGGGTTTTGTCACTGGGAGTGCTGATCATGATGTCAAGTTCTGGGAATATCAGTTGGTTCAGAAACATGATACT GACTCTAAGCAGCTGACTGTAACAAACGTGAGAACCTTGAAAATGACTGATGATGTTCTTGCTGTTGCAATCAGTCCAGAAGGAAAGTATATTGCTGTTGCTCTCTTGGATTGCATGGTCAAG GTCTTCCACATGGACACACTGAAAATTTTTCTGGCCCTTTATGGGCACAAACTTCCAGTCCTCTGCATGGATATATCATCTGATGGGACTCTAATAGTTACTGGTTCTGCAGACAAAAATATGAAGATTTGGGGTATGGATTTTGGGGACTGCCATAGGTCTATATTTGCCCACTCAGACAG CGTGATGGATGTTAAGTTTGTGTATAAAACTCATTATATGTTCAGTGTGGGGAAAGATCGCACTGTGAAGTACTGGGATGCTGATAAATTTGAGTTGTTGTTAACACTTGAAGGACATCATGCTGAAGTTTGGTGCCTCACAATTAGCAGTCATGGTGATTTTATTGTAACAGGTTCTCATGATCGCTCTATTCGCCGCTGGGATCGTACTGAAGAACAACTGTTCATTGAG gaagagaaggagaaaagatTGGAAGAAACTTTTGAGGCTGATTTATACAATGATATTGAGCATAGATATGGGCAGAAAGATGATGCTCCTGATGAAGGTTCTGTTGGTGTTCCTGGTAGGAAAACAAAAGAGACAGTAACTTCTGCTGATGCAATTATGGATGCACTTGACACTGCTGAGGAAGAACTCAAACGCCTTAATCAGCACAAGGTG GAAGAACAAAAGAATGGGAAGGGTGCTAAGTTTCAACCTAATGTCATAATGCAAGGGCATTCATCCTCAGATTATGTTCTGAATGTAATTTCAAACGTCCGCCCAAATGACCTGGAACAGGCCCTCCTG TCATTGCCATTCTCAGACGCACTAAAGCTCATGTCTTACTTGAAGGAGTGGTCTCTGGTTCCTTCAAAg GTTGAGCTTGTTTCTAGGGTTTGCTTAGTGCTCCTTCAGACACATCATAATCAATTAACTACTACGCCAGCTGCGAGATCCTTGTTGACAGAACTAAAGGATATTCTTTACCGTAGAGTAAAG GAATGTAAAGATATTATAGGTTTCAACCTTGCCGCAATGGATCATTTGAAA GACTTGTTGGCCATGAGATCAGATGCGCCTTTTCGTGATGCGAAGGCAAAACTCAGGGAGATCAGGCAGGAGCAGTCAAAGCGGTCAGATAGGTCCGATGGGAatgagagaaggaaaaagaagataaagaaaGCGTCCGGAGAAAGTTGA
- the LOC133911612 gene encoding cell division control protein 48 homolog E-like has product MASQGEPSSSDPKGKKDYSTAILERKKLPNRLVADEATNDDNSVVTLHPDTMERLQLFRGDTVLLKGKKRKDTICIVLADDTCEVPKVRMNKVVRKNLRLRLGDVVSVHQCPDVKYGKRVHILPIDDTVEGITGNLFDAFLKPYFLEAYRPLRKGDLFLVRGGMRSVEFKVIETDPAEYCIVAPDTEIFCEGEPFKREDEERLDEVGYDDVGGVRKQMAQIRELVELPLRHPQLFKSIGVKPPKGILLYGPPGSGKTLIARAVANETGAFFFLINGPEIMSKLAGESESNLRKAFEEAEKNAPSIIFIDELDSIAPKREKTHGEVERRIVSQLLTLMDGLKSRAHVIVMGATNRPNSIDPALRRFGRFDREIDIGVPDEVGRLEVLRIHTKNMKLAEDVDLEHIAKDTHGYVGADLAALCTEAALQCIREKMDIIDLEDETIDAEILNSMAVTNDHFKTALGTSNPSALRETVVEVPNVAWHDIGGLENVKRELQETVQYPVEHPEKFEKFGMSPSKGVLFYGPPGCGKTLLAKAIANECQANFISVKGPELLTMWFGESEANVREIFDKARQSAPCVLFFDELDSIATQRGNSVGDAGGAADRVLNQLLTEMDGMNAKKTVFIIGATNRPDIIDPALLRPGRLDQLIYIPLPDEQSRLQIFKACLRKSPVAKDVDLSALAKYTQGFSGADITEVCQRACKYAIRENIEKDIERERRREDNPEAMEEDEVDDIAEIKGAHFEESMKYARRSVSDADIRKYQAFAQTLQQSRGIGSEFRFPDQPAAAGTGAAADPFASAAAAADDDDLYS; this is encoded by the exons ATGGCGAGCCAGGGCGAGCCCTCGTCCTCCGATCC GAAGGGGAAGAAGGATTACTCGACGGCGATCCTGGAGAGGAAGAAGTTGCCGAACCGGCTGGTGGCCGACGAGGCCACCAATGACGACAACTCCGTCGTTACGCTCCACCCGGACACCATGGAGAGGCTCCAGCTCTTCCGCGGCGACACTGTCCTGCTCAAG GGTAAGAAGAGAAAAGACACGATCTGCATTGTGCTTGCAGATGACACGTGTGAGGTTCCAAAGGTCCGGATGAACAAGGTCGTCAGGAAGAACTTGAGGTTGCGACTTGGTGATGTGGTTTCTGTCCATCAATGCCCAGATGTCAAATACGGGAAGCGCGTGCACATACTTCCAATTGATGACACAGTTGAAGGCATTACTGGCAACTTGTTTGATGCCTTCTTGAAAC CATACTTCCTTGAAGCCTATCGCCCTTTGAGAAAAGGAGACCTTTTCCTTGTCAGGGGTGGTATGAGAAGTGTAGAATTCAAAGTTATAGAGACTGACCCTGCAGAGTATTGCATTGTTGCACCAGATACAGAAATATTCTGTGAGGGTGAGCCTTTTAAGAGGGAGGATGAGGAAAGGCTCGATGAAGTTGGCTATGACGATGTTGGAGGGGTTAGAAAGCAGATGGCCCAAATCAGAGAATTGGTTGAACTTCCACTGCGTCATCCCCAGCTTTTCAAGTCCATTGGTGTGAAGCCACCAAAGGGCATACTGCTGTATGGGCCACCTGGCTCTGGCAAGACCCTTATTGCTAGAGCTGTAGCTAATGAAACCGGTGCATTCTTCTTTCTGATCAATGGACCAGAAATTATGTCAAAGCTAGCAGGAGAAAGTGAGAGCAATCTCAGAAAGGCATTTGAAGAAGCTGAGAAGAATGCACCATCCATCATTTTCATTGATGAGTTAGATTCCATAGCACCTAAGAGAGAGAAGACCCATGGAGAAGTTGAAAGGCGTATTGTTTCACAGCTCTTGACTCTTATGGATGGCCTCAAGTCTCGTGCACATGTTATTGTTATGGGTGCTACCAACCGTCCAAACAGCATTGATCCTGCTCTTAGAAGATTTGGTAGGTTTGACCGTGAGATTGACATTGGAGTTCCTGATGAAGTTGGGCGCCTTGAGGTTCTCCGGATTCACACTAAAAACATGAAGCTGGCTGAAGAT GTTGACTTGGAGCACATTGCGAAGGATACCCATGGTTACGTCGGTGCTGATCTTGCTGCCCTTTGTACTGAGGCTGCTCTCCAGTGCATTCGTGAGAAGATGGATATTATAGATCTTGAGGATGAGACAATagatgctgagatactgaattCTATGGCTGTCACAAATGACCATTTCAAGACTGCACTTGGGACAAGCAACCCGTCTGCTCTCCGTGAAACT GTCGTTGAAGTTCCAAACGTCGCTTGGCATGATATTGGTGGTTTGGAGAACGTCAAGAGGGAGCTCCAGGAG ACTGTCCAATATCCAGTGGAGCATCCTGAGAAGTTTGAAAAGTTTGGCATGTCTCCTTCAAAGGGTGTTCTGTTTTATGGTCCTCCTGGTTGTGGCAAGACTCTGTTGGCCAAGGCAATTGCTAATGAATGCCAGGCTAACTTCATTAGTGTGAAGGGACCAGAGCTACTTACCATGTGGTTTGGTGAGAGCGAGGCAAATGTGCGCGAGATTTTTGACAAGGCTAGGCAGTCTGCTCCATGCGTCCTCTTCTTTGATGAACTTGACTCCATTGCTACTCAG AGAGGAAACAGTGTTGGTGATGCCGGAGGTGCGGCTGATAGGGTGTTGAACCAGTTGCTGACTGAGAtggatggcatgaatgccaagAAGACTGTTTTCATCATCGGTGCCACTAACAGGCCAGACATAATTGACCCCGCCTTGCTTAGGCCAGGGCGTCTTGATCAGCTGATCTACATTCCTCTGCCTGACGAGCAATCCAGGCTCCAGATCTTCAAAGCCTGTCTCAGGAAGTCTCCTGTTGCTAAGGATGTTGACTTGAGTGCTCTTGCCAAATACACCCAGGGGTTCAGCGGTGCAGATATCACAGAAGTCTGTCAGCGAGCGTGCAAGTATGCCATCAGGGAGAACATCGAAAAA GACATCGAAAGGGAGAGGCGTAGGGAGGACAACCCTGAGGCCATGGAGGAAGATGAGGTGGACGACATTGCTGAGATCAAGGGTGCTCACTTCGAGGAGTCCATGAAGTACGCCCGAAGGAGTGTGAGTGACGCCGACATCCGCAAGTACCAGGCCTTCGCGCAGACGCTGCAGCAGTCTCGCGGGATTGGCAGCGAGTTCAGGTTCCCCGACCAGCCGGCAGCGGCGGGCACTGGCGCTGCGGCCGACCCCTTCGCATCCGCAGCGGCAGCAGCTGACGATGATGACTTGTATAGTTAA